In Corynebacterium aquatimens, one genomic interval encodes:
- a CDS encoding M23 family metallopeptidase — translation MKRRFVAAAAAVALCVTAVPAGALSFSVDGTPVDGFAHTLPNMGKALDDIFKSGATISGAGYSIVYDPRSLPTYNESEAPMSRVVPQSGVGPAGRKVVMPAQGTFTSGYGMRWGSMHNGIDIANVIGTPIRAAMDGTVIDAGPAQGFGKWVRIQHDDGTITVYGHMSTIDVTVGQRVVAGQKIAGMGSEGFSTGPHLHFEVRPGGGNAVDPVPWLAERGVYVQ, via the coding sequence ATGAAACGACGTTTCGTCGCTGCCGCAGCGGCGGTTGCCCTGTGCGTCACCGCAGTCCCTGCCGGCGCGTTGAGCTTCTCCGTCGACGGCACACCCGTCGACGGTTTTGCACATACCTTGCCGAACATGGGCAAGGCACTCGATGACATCTTCAAATCCGGCGCTACCATTTCCGGCGCGGGATACAGCATCGTGTACGACCCGCGCAGTTTGCCGACGTACAACGAATCCGAAGCACCGATGAGCAGGGTCGTTCCGCAAAGCGGTGTTGGCCCCGCTGGCCGGAAGGTGGTCATGCCTGCGCAGGGTACTTTCACCTCTGGGTACGGCATGCGCTGGGGCTCAATGCACAACGGCATTGACATCGCGAATGTGATCGGCACACCGATTCGCGCTGCAATGGACGGCACCGTGATCGACGCCGGTCCGGCGCAGGGCTTTGGCAAGTGGGTGCGCATCCAGCACGATGACGGCACCATCACCGTCTACGGGCACATGAGCACGATCGACGTCACCGTTGGTCAGCGCGTCGTTGCGGGCCAAAAGATCGCTGGCATGGGCAGCGAAGGGTTCTCCACAGGACCGCACCTCCACTTCGAAGTGCGCCCTGGCGGCGGCAACGCCGTAGACCCGGTTCCGTGGCTGGCAGAGCGCGGGGTCTACGTCCAGTAA
- the pcrA gene encoding DNA helicase PcrA, which produces MTDAGMTGAAMTGARNRSADLTLGLNPQQKAAVEHSGSPLLIVAGAGSGKTAVLTRRIAYLLQERGVAPWEILAITFTNKAAAEMRERVAALIGPQAERMWVATFHSVCVRILRQQAQLIDGLNTNFTVYDADDSRRLLGMIAKDFNLDLKKFSPRTLANVISSWKNELITPQEAKATAETTKNPFELTAAGVYGEYQKRLRQANSSDFDDLIGEVVFMFKRHPQVVEYYRRRFKHVLVDEYQDTNHAQYELIHTLVGTGDPEETFSLAPELAVVGDSDQSIYAFRGATIRNIEEFERDYPNATTILLEQNYRSTQNILEAANAVISQNEGRRPKNLWTDQGAGEKIVGYVADNEHDEARFVASEIDALTDKGVNYSDIAIMYRTNNSSRALEDIFVRSGIPYKVVGGTRFYERKEIRDVIAYLKVLDNPEDEVSLRRIINVPKRGIGDKALAIVGLYADNHEISFNQALARIASGETTGDDMLNSRSRNAISGFVEMLHGVREEIPQLSNEITGKPDLGRVVSRILDVTGYKAELESSNDPQDGARLDNLNELVSVAREFSSDAANVLAVGLEEPDWDPESGEPEPGSLQAFLERVALVADADQIPEHDQGVVTLMTLHTAKGLEFPVVFVTGWEDGQFPHLRSLGDPKELAEERRLAYVGITRARQQLFLTRAMLRSSWGAAVTNPASRFLAEVPKDLIDWRREEPQRSYSSDAWGSSPGFWSSPSSSTPRSSRPRRGRSTSAAAAVNKNLQLSVGDRVNHAKYGLGTVVSMEGSGARETATIDFGSSGTVRLMLIGGVPMEKL; this is translated from the coding sequence ATGACGGATGCAGGGATGACAGGCGCAGCGATGACGGGTGCAAGGAATCGTTCTGCGGATCTGACGCTGGGGTTGAACCCGCAGCAAAAAGCAGCGGTGGAGCATAGCGGGTCACCGCTTCTTATCGTCGCGGGCGCAGGCTCTGGCAAGACGGCCGTGTTGACGCGGAGGATTGCGTACCTTCTCCAAGAGCGCGGAGTGGCGCCGTGGGAAATTCTTGCCATTACCTTCACCAACAAGGCCGCTGCGGAAATGCGGGAACGTGTGGCCGCACTCATCGGACCGCAAGCGGAACGCATGTGGGTGGCTACGTTCCACTCCGTGTGCGTGCGCATTTTGCGGCAGCAGGCCCAGCTTATCGACGGCTTGAATACGAACTTCACGGTCTACGACGCCGACGACAGCCGGCGGCTGCTAGGGATGATCGCGAAAGATTTCAACCTTGATTTAAAGAAATTCTCGCCCCGGACGTTGGCAAACGTTATCTCGAGCTGGAAGAACGAGTTGATTACGCCCCAAGAGGCGAAGGCAACGGCGGAAACGACGAAGAATCCGTTCGAGCTCACCGCGGCGGGTGTTTACGGCGAATATCAAAAGCGCCTTCGTCAGGCTAACTCTTCGGACTTCGATGACCTGATCGGTGAGGTCGTCTTCATGTTCAAAAGGCATCCCCAGGTTGTGGAGTACTACCGGCGCAGGTTCAAGCACGTGTTGGTCGACGAGTATCAGGACACCAACCATGCGCAGTATGAATTGATCCATACGTTGGTGGGGACTGGGGACCCAGAAGAGACGTTCAGTCTGGCGCCGGAACTCGCCGTCGTGGGTGATTCTGACCAGTCGATCTATGCGTTCCGCGGAGCGACGATCCGCAATATTGAGGAATTTGAGCGGGATTACCCTAACGCGACAACGATTTTGTTGGAGCAGAACTACAGGTCAACGCAGAACATTCTGGAAGCCGCCAACGCGGTGATCTCGCAAAATGAGGGACGCCGGCCGAAGAACTTGTGGACGGATCAGGGGGCCGGGGAAAAGATCGTCGGCTACGTGGCGGACAACGAGCACGATGAGGCACGCTTCGTCGCTAGCGAAATTGATGCGTTGACCGATAAGGGCGTGAACTACTCCGACATTGCCATTATGTACCGCACGAACAATTCTTCCCGTGCGTTGGAAGACATCTTTGTTCGGTCAGGCATTCCCTACAAAGTTGTCGGCGGCACGCGATTTTATGAACGCAAAGAAATCCGTGACGTGATCGCGTACTTGAAGGTTTTGGATAACCCTGAAGATGAAGTCAGTCTGCGCCGCATCATCAACGTGCCCAAGCGGGGGATCGGCGACAAAGCCTTGGCGATTGTGGGGCTCTACGCCGACAACCATGAGATCAGCTTCAACCAGGCGCTCGCCCGCATTGCCAGCGGCGAGACAACCGGCGATGACATGCTGAACTCCCGGTCGCGTAACGCCATCAGTGGTTTCGTTGAGATGCTCCACGGCGTGCGCGAGGAGATACCCCAGCTGTCGAATGAAATCACTGGAAAGCCGGACCTGGGCCGGGTGGTGTCACGCATCTTGGACGTAACCGGGTACAAGGCTGAGCTGGAATCATCGAATGATCCGCAAGATGGCGCGCGCTTGGACAACCTCAATGAGTTGGTATCGGTCGCGCGTGAGTTTTCCTCAGACGCGGCTAATGTACTTGCGGTGGGCCTTGAGGAGCCAGACTGGGATCCGGAAAGCGGGGAACCGGAGCCCGGATCGCTCCAGGCTTTCCTGGAACGAGTCGCGCTTGTCGCGGACGCGGACCAGATTCCCGAGCATGATCAAGGCGTAGTCACGCTCATGACCCTTCATACGGCGAAGGGACTCGAGTTTCCCGTCGTGTTTGTCACCGGATGGGAGGATGGCCAGTTCCCACACCTGCGCTCCTTGGGTGACCCGAAGGAACTCGCTGAAGAACGCAGGCTGGCGTATGTAGGAATTACGCGTGCCCGCCAACAGCTCTTCCTCACGCGCGCTATGTTGCGCAGCTCTTGGGGGGCCGCGGTGACCAACCCGGCCAGTCGCTTCCTCGCAGAAGTCCCGAAGGACCTCATCGACTGGCGCAGGGAAGAACCGCAACGCTCCTACAGTTCCGATGCCTGGGGCAGTTCCCCGGGGTTCTGGTCAAGCCCGTCTTCCTCAACACCCCGTTCCTCCCGCCCACGCCGCGGCCGGTCAACATCGGCAGCGGCGGCAGTGAACAAAAATCTTCAGTTGTCAGTGGGCGACCGGGTCAACCACGCGAAATACGGTCTAGGGACCGTCGTATCAATGGAAGGATCCGGTGCACGGGAAACAGCCACCATTGACTTTGGCTCTTCCGGAACGGTCCGCCTGATGCTGATCGGCGGCGTCCCGATGGAGAAACTCTAG
- a CDS encoding chorismate mutase yields the protein MSDFEIRMPSGTDDPLSDAEIQKYREEIDRLDGVILDAVKRRTEISKAIGKTRMGSGGTRLVHTREVAIINQFRDELGEEGPNLAATLLRLGRGKLG from the coding sequence ATGAGTGACTTCGAAATCCGCATGCCGTCTGGCACTGATGATCCCTTGTCCGATGCGGAGATTCAGAAGTACCGGGAGGAAATTGACAGGTTGGACGGCGTGATCTTGGACGCGGTGAAACGGCGAACGGAGATCTCCAAAGCTATTGGGAAGACGCGTATGGGCTCCGGCGGAACTCGCCTTGTTCACACGCGGGAAGTAGCTATTATCAACCAGTTCCGCGATGAGCTGGGAGAAGAAGGCCCCAACCTTGCAGCAACGTTGTTGCGGCTTGGTCGGGGCAAGCTGGGGTAG
- a CDS encoding antibiotic biosynthesis monooxygenase family protein — MSIVKINAISVPEGAGPHIEERFAARKHAIDSQPGFEGFQLLRPVKGDDRYFVVTRWADEESYTAWREGEGHASAHGHGEGEQPRTPVASKAELLEFEVVLDSLEK; from the coding sequence ATGAGCATTGTCAAAATCAACGCAATTTCTGTCCCCGAAGGCGCAGGCCCCCACATCGAAGAGCGTTTCGCTGCCCGCAAGCACGCAATTGATAGCCAACCCGGATTCGAAGGCTTCCAGCTGCTGCGTCCCGTCAAGGGCGATGACCGCTATTTTGTGGTCACCCGCTGGGCTGATGAGGAGTCTTACACCGCGTGGCGCGAAGGCGAAGGTCACGCGTCCGCACACGGCCACGGCGAGGGCGAACAACCACGCACACCCGTCGCTAGCAAGGCTGAGCTCCTCGAATTCGAAGTCGTCCTCGACTCCTTGGAGAAGTAG
- the pgi gene encoding glucose-6-phosphate isomerase codes for MTDSSSSGPSTNSSIATTPAWTALEQLYSQKKDVTLRQLFDEGSRASDWTFDGAGLHVDLSKNLVDTEVVDGLVALAEAARLDSAKAAMFGGEHINSTEDRAVLHTALRLPVEEDLSVDGQDVAADVHEVLGRMRDFASSLRSGEWLGHTGHTIKKVVNIGIGGSDLGPAMAVKALRSYATAGISAEFVSNVDPADMAAVLDNCDPGETLFIVASKTFTTQETLSNAHAAKRWLLEQFDGDESAIAKHFVAVSTNAEKVAEFGIDTANMFGFWDWVGGRYSVDSAIGLSLMAVIGPRDFMRFLDGFRAMDEHFRDAPIRENIPTLMGLLNVWYRNFYGAQTHAVLPYSEDLSRFPAYLQQLTMESNGKSVRKDGSRVEYQTGEVFWGEPGTNGQHAFYQLIHQGTSMIPADFIGFANPHEDLPTASGDGSMHDLLMGNFFAQTKVLAFGRTEEEIVEAGVDPQLAPHKVMPGNRPTTTILAEQLTPFALGSLIALYEHITFVEGVIWDINSFDQWGVELGKEQANQLAAAVSGAETPDTGDASTDALITWYRAQK; via the coding sequence ATGACTGATTCTTCTTCCTCGGGCCCATCCACGAACTCATCAATTGCCACTACCCCGGCTTGGACTGCACTTGAGCAGCTGTATTCGCAGAAGAAGGATGTGACGCTTCGCCAGCTTTTCGACGAAGGGTCGCGGGCGTCCGACTGGACTTTTGATGGCGCGGGTCTCCACGTGGACCTGTCGAAGAACTTGGTGGACACAGAGGTTGTGGACGGTCTTGTTGCTCTGGCTGAGGCCGCACGCTTGGATAGCGCCAAGGCCGCTATGTTTGGCGGGGAGCACATCAACTCCACGGAGGACCGTGCTGTTCTTCACACCGCGCTGCGCCTGCCAGTTGAAGAAGACCTGAGCGTCGATGGCCAGGACGTGGCGGCAGACGTCCACGAGGTTCTGGGCCGCATGCGTGATTTTGCTTCTTCGCTGCGCTCCGGTGAATGGCTGGGGCACACCGGCCACACGATCAAGAAGGTCGTCAACATCGGCATCGGCGGTTCTGACCTCGGCCCCGCCATGGCCGTGAAGGCACTGCGCAGCTACGCGACGGCGGGGATTAGCGCGGAGTTTGTTTCCAACGTGGACCCGGCGGATATGGCTGCAGTGCTGGATAACTGCGACCCGGGAGAAACGCTCTTCATCGTCGCGTCGAAGACCTTCACCACCCAGGAGACCCTGTCCAACGCGCACGCAGCGAAGCGCTGGCTGCTGGAACAGTTCGATGGCGATGAATCCGCGATCGCGAAACACTTCGTCGCGGTGAGCACGAACGCGGAGAAGGTCGCGGAGTTCGGCATTGACACGGCCAACATGTTCGGTTTCTGGGACTGGGTTGGCGGACGTTACTCCGTTGATTCCGCGATCGGTTTGTCGCTCATGGCCGTGATCGGCCCGCGGGACTTCATGCGTTTCCTCGATGGCTTCCGCGCGATGGATGAGCACTTCCGTGATGCCCCGATCCGTGAGAACATCCCCACTCTGATGGGCCTTCTCAACGTCTGGTACCGCAACTTCTATGGTGCCCAGACCCACGCGGTGCTCCCCTACTCCGAAGACCTGTCCCGCTTCCCTGCGTACCTGCAGCAGCTCACGATGGAGTCCAACGGCAAGTCTGTCCGCAAGGACGGCAGCCGCGTTGAATACCAAACGGGCGAGGTCTTCTGGGGTGAGCCGGGAACGAACGGCCAGCACGCTTTCTACCAGCTGATCCACCAGGGAACGTCGATGATCCCGGCGGACTTTATCGGCTTTGCTAACCCGCACGAGGACCTGCCGACGGCAAGCGGTGACGGCTCCATGCACGATCTGCTCATGGGCAACTTCTTCGCGCAGACGAAGGTCTTGGCCTTCGGCCGCACGGAAGAAGAGATCGTCGAAGCTGGCGTGGATCCGCAGCTCGCTCCCCACAAGGTCATGCCAGGCAACCGCCCGACAACGACGATTCTGGCGGAACAGCTCACCCCATTCGCGCTGGGTTCCCTCATTGCATTGTACGAGCACATCACCTTCGTCGAGGGTGTTATTTGGGACATCAACTCCTTCGACCAGTGGGGCGTGGAGCTGGGCAAGGAGCAGGCCAACCAGCTCGCCGCGGCGGTCTCCGGCGCTGAGACCCCGGACACGGGCGACGCTTCGACGGACGCGCTGATCACCTGGTACCGCGCACAGAAGTAA
- a CDS encoding glutamate--cysteine ligase produces MGDAVSAKSYTPKQRTKYRKILLDDLEVFDQHLQEAEFVDHGTIGLELELNLVDDNMQPKRCNQEVLSHLGDEYQSEVGAYNVELNHPPLSIEGDGLTQLHDGLVERLTKVHEAARKADAHLAMIGTLPTMTSEFLHDPEWMTKENRYSALDNAILQSRGELVELNFGREERYFQEFESIAPESTCTSMQLHLQVAPHRFPDAWNASQAIAGVQVAVSANSPLFCGHRLWHESRIPVFEQSIDTRTKELQHQGVRPRVWFGERWITSVFDLFEENVYYFSPLLPEDRKSAGNPRMVGDSPSLHYLNLQNGTIWRWNRPIYDPNTELSHIRVENRLLPAGPTASDIIADAAFYYGMVKYLGEQTRPVWSRLPFTTAEENFFAGARDGLNARVWWPTLGRINVTDLVIDHLLQQARTGLELLNVTPELADKYLGIIADRVDTGQNGAAWQLAALDNVGAGTAPDTPERHEAVAQVLKAYLANQASDAPVHTWSTDIS; encoded by the coding sequence ATGGGAGACGCCGTATCCGCCAAGTCCTATACGCCGAAACAGCGGACGAAGTACCGCAAAATTCTTCTCGACGACTTGGAGGTTTTTGACCAGCACCTCCAGGAGGCCGAGTTTGTCGATCACGGCACGATCGGGCTGGAACTCGAACTGAACTTGGTGGATGACAACATGCAGCCGAAGCGCTGCAACCAGGAGGTGTTGTCCCACCTCGGCGACGAGTACCAGTCGGAGGTGGGCGCGTACAACGTGGAGCTCAACCACCCGCCGCTGTCCATTGAGGGCGATGGGCTCACACAGCTTCACGACGGTCTGGTGGAGCGCCTCACGAAGGTCCACGAAGCCGCCCGCAAAGCGGATGCGCATTTGGCGATGATCGGCACTCTGCCGACGATGACCAGCGAATTCCTCCATGACCCGGAGTGGATGACGAAGGAGAACCGCTACAGCGCACTGGACAACGCAATTCTGCAGTCCCGCGGTGAGCTGGTGGAGCTGAACTTCGGCCGGGAAGAGCGCTATTTCCAGGAGTTCGAATCAATTGCCCCGGAATCGACGTGCACGTCCATGCAGCTGCACCTCCAGGTCGCCCCGCACCGCTTCCCGGATGCGTGGAACGCATCGCAGGCTATCGCCGGGGTGCAGGTTGCGGTCAGCGCGAACTCGCCGCTTTTCTGCGGCCACCGCCTGTGGCACGAATCCCGTATTCCGGTGTTCGAACAGTCCATTGACACACGCACCAAGGAGCTGCAGCACCAAGGCGTGCGCCCACGCGTGTGGTTCGGTGAGCGGTGGATCACATCCGTCTTCGACCTTTTTGAAGAAAACGTCTACTACTTCTCCCCTCTCCTGCCGGAGGACCGGAAGTCTGCGGGCAACCCACGCATGGTCGGTGACAGCCCCAGCCTGCACTACCTGAACCTCCAAAACGGAACCATCTGGCGCTGGAACCGCCCGATTTATGATCCGAACACCGAACTCAGCCACATCCGCGTAGAAAATCGTCTGCTGCCCGCCGGACCGACGGCATCTGACATCATCGCCGATGCGGCGTTCTACTACGGAATGGTGAAGTACTTAGGCGAACAGACCCGCCCCGTGTGGTCGCGCCTTCCGTTCACAACCGCCGAAGAGAATTTCTTCGCCGGTGCCCGCGACGGCCTGAACGCACGAGTGTGGTGGCCGACCCTGGGCCGCATCAACGTCACAGACTTGGTCATCGACCACCTGTTGCAACAGGCACGCACGGGCCTTGAGCTTCTCAACGTCACACCGGAGCTGGCCGACAAGTACCTTGGCATCATCGCTGACCGCGTGGATACCGGCCAGAACGGCGCCGCGTGGCAGCTCGCCGCCCTGGACAACGTCGGCGCTGGCACCGCACCGGACACGCCCGAACGCCATGAGGCCGTTGCACAGGTCTTGAAGGCGTACCTGGCTAATCAAGCATCTGACGCCCCGGTTCACACCTGGTCCACCGACATTTCGTGA
- a CDS encoding DedA family protein — protein sequence MDSIINWIVGLMETLGSPGVGIAILLENLFPPIPSEVVLPLAGFTVAKGSLNFVSVFIFATLGSVVGAYLLYGLGAWLGADRLRKIADWMWLVKVSDVDKSLAWFDKYGKPSIFFGRLIPGIRSLISIPAGLDRMSLVTFGLWTTFGSAIWNAILIYLGFVLGDQWETVTGYVDQYSKVVYVILLLILLGFGAFFIRRAIKEKGAGPRAEV from the coding sequence ATGGATTCCATCATTAACTGGATTGTCGGCCTCATGGAAACGCTCGGTTCGCCGGGTGTTGGTATCGCGATTCTGCTGGAGAACCTCTTCCCCCCGATTCCGTCTGAGGTGGTTCTTCCCCTGGCTGGCTTTACAGTGGCGAAGGGCAGCCTGAACTTCGTCTCTGTCTTCATTTTTGCCACACTGGGCTCCGTCGTCGGCGCGTACCTGCTCTACGGACTCGGCGCATGGCTGGGTGCGGACCGCCTGCGCAAGATCGCCGATTGGATGTGGCTGGTCAAGGTCTCCGACGTGGACAAATCCCTCGCGTGGTTTGATAAGTATGGCAAACCCTCGATCTTCTTTGGACGTCTTATTCCTGGTATCCGCTCGTTGATTTCTATCCCCGCGGGCTTGGACCGGATGAGCCTGGTCACCTTCGGTTTGTGGACCACCTTCGGATCCGCGATCTGGAACGCGATCCTGATTTACCTTGGTTTTGTCTTGGGCGACCAGTGGGAAACAGTCACCGGCTACGTGGACCAGTACTCCAAGGTCGTCTACGTGATTCTCCTATTGATCCTGCTTGGTTTCGGCGCGTTCTTCATCCGCCGCGCCATCAAAGAAAAAGGCGCCGGCCCGCGCGCGGAGGTCTAA
- a CDS encoding TA system VapC family ribonuclease toxin, with protein MIVPDVNVLVNAFHPPSPRHEVARRWLEDALIHRETLGLLDVIATGFVRVMTNPKVFSEPLTGSQALGAVEMLMRNPNTALIRANDSTWPIFQELVESYELRSNDIPDAWIAAAVIGEEATLVSDDRGFGRFPDLRWKTLPESVSNP; from the coding sequence ATGATCGTTCCTGACGTGAACGTTCTGGTTAACGCCTTCCACCCACCGTCCCCTCGACACGAAGTGGCTCGCCGGTGGCTGGAAGATGCTTTGATCCACCGTGAAACGCTCGGCCTTCTTGACGTTATTGCGACCGGATTCGTGAGGGTGATGACCAATCCCAAAGTTTTTTCCGAGCCATTAACCGGTTCTCAAGCTCTAGGTGCAGTTGAAATGCTCATGAGAAACCCTAACACTGCTTTGATACGTGCTAACGATTCAACCTGGCCGATATTCCAAGAACTCGTTGAGTCGTATGAACTTCGGTCCAACGACATTCCTGATGCCTGGATTGCAGCGGCGGTGATCGGAGAAGAAGCCACCCTTGTTAGCGACGACCGAGGTTTTGGCCGCTTCCCAGATCTGAGATGGAAAACTCTGCCTGAATCCGTGAGTAACCCTTAA
- a CDS encoding DUF6364 family protein: MRTTINLPPRIIEKAKERAREKNVTLSLYVEEAVRSALSKDESTPSESVVKLPTFNCGGPALIDLEDKDALWEALDDRS; encoded by the coding sequence ATGAGGACCACGATAAATTTGCCGCCGAGGATCATAGAGAAAGCAAAAGAACGCGCCCGTGAAAAGAACGTCACGCTGAGTTTGTACGTCGAAGAAGCGGTTCGTTCAGCACTCAGCAAAGACGAGAGCACCCCAAGCGAGTCGGTTGTTAAACTCCCGACATTCAACTGCGGAGGACCTGCTTTGATAGATCTAGAGGACAAAGATGCGTTATGGGAGGCCCTCGATGATCGTTCCTGA
- a CDS encoding Fpg/Nei family DNA glycosylase, giving the protein MPEGDSVYQLSKRLQWMPGREVTSCSLRVPRFATVDFTGMVCERVWPYGKHLFMQFGLEGYEPQVLHTHLKMEGTWSIHRAGARWRKPGHTARVVLRLDDHEGAPLGSGTPPPDIELVGHSLGLVDVFPASEYDAQMGYLGPDLLAEDFDCDEAVRRIMAEPDREIGRSLLDQHRLAGIGNEYRAEICFLAGVHPARKVGELGEEKVASMVEIARRLMWANKDEPVRVSTGVKRAGETSYVFGRNNKPCRRCTTLITNGFLGGEGDLERVIWWCPQCQPEPSFD; this is encoded by the coding sequence ATGCCCGAGGGTGATTCCGTCTATCAGCTGTCCAAACGCCTCCAATGGATGCCCGGCCGCGAGGTCACTTCCTGTTCGCTTCGCGTGCCACGCTTTGCGACGGTCGATTTCACCGGTATGGTCTGCGAGCGCGTCTGGCCCTATGGAAAGCACCTGTTTATGCAGTTTGGGTTGGAAGGCTATGAACCCCAGGTGCTGCACACGCATTTGAAGATGGAAGGCACATGGTCGATTCACCGGGCAGGAGCCCGCTGGCGCAAGCCCGGGCATACCGCGCGGGTGGTATTGCGGTTGGATGATCATGAGGGAGCGCCGTTGGGGAGCGGTACACCCCCGCCGGATATTGAGCTAGTGGGGCACTCATTGGGCTTAGTGGATGTGTTCCCGGCCAGTGAATACGACGCGCAGATGGGGTATCTCGGCCCGGATCTTCTTGCGGAGGACTTCGACTGTGATGAAGCCGTACGCCGGATCATGGCGGAGCCCGATCGGGAAATCGGCCGCAGTTTGCTGGACCAGCACAGGTTGGCCGGGATCGGCAATGAATACCGCGCAGAGATCTGTTTCCTCGCAGGGGTGCATCCCGCGAGGAAAGTAGGAGAGCTGGGGGAGGAGAAGGTCGCCTCAATGGTGGAGATTGCCCGGCGGCTCATGTGGGCGAACAAGGATGAGCCTGTGCGCGTATCCACCGGCGTGAAACGCGCGGGGGAGACCAGCTACGTCTTCGGTCGCAATAACAAACCGTGTAGGCGTTGCACCACCTTGATCACCAACGGATTCCTGGGCGGCGAGGGCGACCTGGAGCGCGTGATCTGGTGGTGTCCTCAATGCCAGCCGGAGCCATCCTTTGATTAA
- a CDS encoding type II toxin-antitoxin system VapC family toxin: MKRLQVTDAGELRLSTLVLGELLLGARKSMNASTRRTQFVHDLAKNYPCIEVDPATAEAYADIRQRLESEGKPIGPNDLWIAAQAAAYQLVLVTANTSEFRRVPSLTIENWREPAHPHG; encoded by the coding sequence GTGAAACGCTTGCAAGTCACAGATGCTGGAGAACTCCGACTTTCCACGCTTGTCTTAGGCGAACTGCTTTTAGGAGCACGGAAGAGTATGAATGCGTCCACCCGTCGCACACAATTCGTACACGATCTAGCCAAGAACTACCCGTGCATCGAGGTCGACCCCGCGACAGCTGAGGCGTACGCCGATATCCGACAACGTCTCGAATCCGAGGGTAAACCGATCGGACCGAATGATTTATGGATCGCCGCACAAGCCGCCGCTTACCAGCTGGTGTTAGTAACTGCTAATACCTCCGAGTTCCGTCGCGTGCCGTCCCTGACGATCGAGAACTGGAGGGAACCGGCGCACCCTCATGGCTAG
- a CDS encoding TA system VapC family ribonuclease toxin: MIVDANVLIYALGAPSPHTESARVWLSDALNGEERVGFPWVSLLAFQRVTTNRRITDNPLTVEQAWSAVETLLRADQAWIPQPGPRHGDILGRLLLGSGATGNLVTDAHIAALAIEHGTTVCSFDSDFARFPEVRWFNPAH, translated from the coding sequence ATGATCGTTGACGCAAACGTTCTGATCTATGCGCTCGGCGCGCCGAGCCCTCATACGGAATCGGCGCGCGTTTGGTTGAGTGACGCTCTCAACGGTGAGGAAAGGGTGGGATTTCCGTGGGTTTCGCTGCTGGCGTTCCAGCGAGTGACCACGAACAGGCGGATCACGGACAATCCACTCACTGTCGAACAAGCATGGAGTGCGGTGGAGACGCTTCTGCGCGCCGACCAAGCCTGGATCCCTCAGCCCGGTCCGCGGCACGGAGACATCCTCGGCCGCTTGCTTCTGGGGTCTGGGGCGACCGGGAACCTGGTCACCGACGCCCACATCGCCGCATTGGCCATCGAGCACGGTACGACCGTGTGTTCTTTCGACAGCGACTTTGCGCGGTTCCCGGAGGTCCGCTGGTTCAACCCCGCGCACTAA
- a CDS encoding type II toxin-antitoxin system death-on-curing family toxin, producing MERPWLTFEGQDLYPDVWSKAAALLVGVISTRPFVDGNKRAGVLLTVLILRSYGVPVTHTASDDWFDLATSVAVERQGIEDIAIRLRSMVEKPWNPR from the coding sequence TTGGAGCGGCCGTGGCTCACTTTCGAGGGGCAAGACCTCTATCCCGATGTGTGGTCGAAAGCCGCCGCACTTCTGGTCGGCGTTATTTCTACCCGTCCTTTCGTGGACGGGAATAAACGAGCCGGTGTGTTGCTCACGGTGCTTATTCTGCGCTCATACGGGGTGCCGGTGACTCACACCGCGTCGGATGACTGGTTCGATCTTGCCACTTCAGTAGCTGTCGAGCGGCAAGGTATCGAGGATATCGCGATTCGTTTGCGTTCGATGGTTGAGAAGCCATGGAATCCACGGTGA